ACTTGCGTCAATATGTTTTATTACTATTAATCGTCCCCTTCCTTTTCTTTAATAATCATCAAGCCTTCCACATGCTTACGCCCCATCAACTTGCGTTTCTTCCGGTTTTCCTTCGTATCGAGCACAATATCCAAATCATAATCTTCCGGGTACAGCTCTTCTTTGGATAGATAAGGTTTCAGGCGTTTATGGTTGAATCGCATTTTATGCTTCTGCACCATGACGCCGACCATGCCTTTGGAATCCCGTTTCTCGTATACGATTCCCGTTCTCCCCAGCGAAGAGATATAGACCGCGTCCCCGACTTCAAAAGAATGCGGCTGTTCCTGACGAACCTTTGGCTCATTCTCCGCATGGCTTTTGCCGTTCCCGGCCGCGTCATTTTCTTCCATTCTTCCTTCTCTATCATACCACAGCATCATCTCTTGTTCGCCAAGCTGTTTTCGGGGCTGAATGCCGGCAATTTGACGCGATCGTTCGATGACTCCGGCGTCAAGACCGAGCTTTTCCGCAATTTGCAGCGCATAGCTGTGGCCCGCTTCCCCTATCGTCAGCTTGTATAGCGGACGGAGCGTAACCGGATCAAACTCCATTCGCGCATTTTGGAACTGGGGCGCTGCCGAAGCAAATGTTTTTAACTCATTAAAATGCGTTGTGACGATAACATTGGCTCCTCTGCGGCTTAACTCCTCCAAAATGGCGATCGACAGAGCGATTCCCTCACCCGGGTCCGTGCCTGCCGCCAGCTCGTCGATCAGCAGAAGAACATTCCGGCCTGCGGCGCGCAGCATTTCATCCACACCCTTCATCTGCGCGGAAAAAGTGCTGAGCGACTGCGTCAAGCTTTGCCCGTCTCCGATCACGCTCATGACCTCGGAAAACACCGGAAGCTGGCTCTCTTTATCGGCCGGAATCAGGAGCCCTGATTGAGCCATCTGCACGAGCAGCCCTACCGTTTTCAGCAAAACCGTCTTCCCTCCCGTATTCGGACCGGTTATTACAAGCGACTTATAACCCTGCCCAAATTCCACATCGATCGGAACCATGCCGTCAAGCAGCGGATGCTTGCCTCCGATAAGCCGCATATATCCCCGGTCATTGAAGGATACCGCTCCCGCTCCTGTCGCAGCGGCATATTTGGCCTTTGCAAATATGAAATCATACACACCCGTAATTTCGATATTCAGCCGCAGGGCATCCTGCTCCCTTTCGATCAGTCCGGTCAGCATACTTAGAATGATGCCCTCCTCCCGCGCCTCCTCGCTGGTCAGCATCTCCAGTTCTCCTTGCAATGCGGCTACTTCCTCCGGTTCCACATACACCGTCTGTCCGCTTGTGGACTGATCGAGCACCGAACCCTTCACCTGCTTATGGTATTCGCGCTTGACCGGAATCACATAGCGGCCTCCCCGCATGCTGTACAGATTCTCCTGCAAAATGGACTGGTGACGCGACATGACGCTCTCAATTTTCTTGAGCAGCCGCTCTTTCGTTACTCTCAGCCGTTTGCGAACCTTCTCCAATCCCTTACTCGCCCCGTCGTCAATGACGCCGAACCGGATGCAACGTTCGATCTCAGCTTTTACAGTCTTCAGCTCCATCAGCGACGATGCATACGCTCCGATCCGGAGGGACGCATCCTTGGAAGCCATATACTTGCGCAGTTGACCGCAGCTGTTCAAGAATACGCCCACCGCCGTAAAATCCTGCTCATTGAACAGATATCCCGTTCCCAGCAGCGACATGACCCATTCGATCCCCTCCAATGAGGGTATTGGCACACTCGATCCTCTCATTAATAATTCCTTGGCCTCCGCCGTCTCTTCCACCGCTCTGTGTATTGCCGTAAGTTCAGACATCGGCTCAAGCTCCGCAATTAGCGACCTTCCGACATAGGAGACGGCATAACGTCCCACTTCTTCCTTGATCAGATTGTATTCGAGCGTTTGCCGGCTTTGTAGATGCATGTTTTTTCCTCCTCATGGGTTGTCGATTCAACATTCTTTATTTCATCCGTAACGTAAGAAGAAACGGCTTCGCCGTCCTCTGGAAGAGGAAGGCATCCGTTTCTCGTAAAAATATCAGGTTAAGGATAAGCGCGAAGCTTATACTTTCTGATATTTCAAAAAAGGGCAAAGAATGCCACAGCGGCATTCCTTGCCCTAATCTTTACACTGATCCCTATCCCGGTCCGGGCTTTAATAGCCCTTTCTTAAGATAAACAAAAAAACCGCGCTGCAAGAGCACGGTTTGTTCGCATTGACGGGATAACAGCCGTAAAGAGGCCATTTGACGCGTCGCGTGTTCTTAACTAAATCATTCACCATAGGCACAGCCTCGCCGTGTCAAAAAAGACGCGTTATCATGCGCTTCCGGGCACACTTGAATAAGCATACTCTTCAGCGAGCAAAATAACAGCCTGCCTGCAGGTGATATGAAATTGCTTAGTTAAGAACGCTCACCGACATCAAAATTTCCCCTTCGTTATAGGATGGTTTAAATTTACTATATCTGATTAGCTGCGTCAATCCGCTAATTGCTGCAATAAGACCTGTAACTCATTCGCTTCTGAGAATGGTATCGCAACAAAAAAGACAGCCGGTAATCCGGCTGTCTTTAGGCCTGTCTTATTCAGTAGTGTAAGGCAGAAGCGCAACTTGACGCGAACGTTTGATTGCGATCGTCAGGGCGCGTTGGTATTTTGCGCTCGTGCCGGTTACACGGCGAGGCAAAATTTTACCGCGCTCACTGATGAATTTCTTCAGCAGTTCCGTATCTTTATAGTCAATGTGAGTAATTTTGTTCACAGTGAAGAAGCATACTTTACGACGTTTATTGCGGCCGCCACGGCGTGGAGGTCTCTTGTCGTTGTCTCCGCCTTCTCTTTGTTTAAAAGCCATTGTCTTTTCAGTCCTTCCGTATTAAAATGGCAAATCATCGTCCGATATATCAATCGGCTTACCGTCGCCCGAAAAGGGATCCTGATTATTGTTGTTGCGCGAGAAACCGCTATTTCCGCTGTTTCCGCGTCCGCCGCCGCCGTATGAAGGTGGCTCGGGCATATCCCCCCCGCCGGATGCGTTTCCGCCCTCACGGCTCTGGGAAGATTCCAGGAAACGGACATTATCGGCAATAACTTCGGTTACGTATACACGCTTGCCTTCATTATTCTCGTAATTCCGAACTTGGATACGACCCTCTACCGCCGTCAGCCGACCTTTGCGCAAGTAATTGGCACAGGTCTCCGCCAGCTGTCTCCAGGTTACGACCGGAATGAAATCCGCTTCACGTTCGCCGCCTTGGCTTGTAAAAGGTCTGTCTACGGCAAGCGTAAACTGGGTTACGGCAACGCCGGCAGGCGTATAACGCAGCTCAGGATCGCGGGTCAATCGGCCGATCAGTATGACACGGTTCAACATTTTTGGTCCCCTCCTTGGAGCGATTTCCTTACAAAGCGAACTACGTGCTCTTAGGCAACGTCGTTCGTGATGAGATAACGAATAACTTCGTCGGAAATTTTCATGAGACGTTCCAATTCGGAAACTACTGCAGGTTCTGCATTGAAGTTAACCAGAACATAAACGCCATCACGGAATTTCTTGATCTCATACGCAAGACGTTTCTTACCCTGCACATCGTGCTTCGTAATTTCCCCGCCGTTGGAGATGATGCCTTGGAATTTTTCGACTGCTGCTTGAACGGCTTCTTGTTCAATGTCAGGACGAATAATGTACATCACTTCGTATTTGCGCATAACTTTCACCTCCTTATGGTCTAAGGCCCCTGATCGGGTCAGGAGCAAGGATCGAGCACAAACTCGAACTATAATAATATACCAAATTTGAAAAGCAGTTGCAAGCACTATTCCTTTATATCCTGTCTGATTATGGACTTCCCTTCCGTACATGAAGCCGTGTAGCAGTGCGCACAATAGGACGGTAATCGATTTTTAGAGACGGAAAGGAGGGGACAGAATGGGTGAGCAAACTGAATTTGAAGAAGGCCAAAAGGCCCCGAACCCCGGAATTTATACGGAGGTAGGCGAGGCGCGGAGCTTCCATACGGAAATCCAGAACCCGAAGTCGATTAAAATGGAGAAAGGTGACACTTTCCCGGAGACGACCAACAAGAACCGTAAGTGGAAAAAGGTCGAGAAAGCGCGCGTGCATTAATTTTTTAACAGCTATGTATAAAACGAGATTTCCTGACCCATACTATAATCAGGCAGCACAAGAGAGAGGTGTGGTTCCGTTGGACACTGAAGTCGAACACAATCACAGGAATTCTGTTGCAGCAACTATTGTTGGCAAAGGATCACGCTGACGGCCAAGTCGTAAATGACAACAGCCTTAAGTTTTCCTGACTCGCTTTAGCAGCTTTTTACAGAAAGATTCCAAAATCATTCAAGTGCTGCCTCTGGAAGGGCCCGAAAGGGTCCTTCTTTGCTGTGTAACGAGCGGAATGTCAGGGGCAAAAGCATGCCCTTCCCGTCTCTCCTGTGAATACGACAGAGCTGTTATAGCATGCAAAAAAACCTCCATCCCATGGACGAAGGTTTGCTGTTAGCTGTTATTGAGATGGTAGTGGCGGAGAAGGTGGGATTCGAACCCACGCACGCTTTGACACGCCTAGCTGATTTCGAGTCAGCCCCCTTGGGCCT
This region of Paenibacillus sp. URB8-2 genomic DNA includes:
- a CDS encoding endonuclease MutS2, producing MHLQSRQTLEYNLIKEEVGRYAVSYVGRSLIAELEPMSELTAIHRAVEETAEAKELLMRGSSVPIPSLEGIEWVMSLLGTGYLFNEQDFTAVGVFLNSCGQLRKYMASKDASLRIGAYASSLMELKTVKAEIERCIRFGVIDDGASKGLEKVRKRLRVTKERLLKKIESVMSRHQSILQENLYSMRGGRYVIPVKREYHKQVKGSVLDQSTSGQTVYVEPEEVAALQGELEMLTSEEAREEGIILSMLTGLIEREQDALRLNIEITGVYDFIFAKAKYAAATGAGAVSFNDRGYMRLIGGKHPLLDGMVPIDVEFGQGYKSLVITGPNTGGKTVLLKTVGLLVQMAQSGLLIPADKESQLPVFSEVMSVIGDGQSLTQSLSTFSAQMKGVDEMLRAAGRNVLLLIDELAAGTDPGEGIALSIAILEELSRRGANVIVTTHFNELKTFASAAPQFQNARMEFDPVTLRPLYKLTIGEAGHSYALQIAEKLGLDAGVIERSRQIAGIQPRKQLGEQEMMLWYDREGRMEENDAAGNGKSHAENEPKVRQEQPHSFEVGDAVYISSLGRTGIVYEKRDSKGMVGVMVQKHKMRFNHKRLKPYLSKEELYPEDYDLDIVLDTKENRKKRKLMGRKHVEGLMIIKEKEGDD
- a CDS encoding YjzC family protein, whose product is MGEQTEFEEGQKAPNPGIYTEVGEARSFHTEIQNPKSIKMEKGDTFPETTNKNRKWKKVEKARVH
- the ssb gene encoding single-stranded DNA-binding protein produces the protein MLNRVILIGRLTRDPELRYTPAGVAVTQFTLAVDRPFTSQGGEREADFIPVVTWRQLAETCANYLRKGRLTAVEGRIQVRNYENNEGKRVYVTEVIADNVRFLESSQSREGGNASGGGDMPEPPSYGGGGRGNSGNSGFSRNNNNQDPFSGDGKPIDISDDDLPF
- the rpsR gene encoding 30S ribosomal protein S18, whose amino-acid sequence is MAFKQREGGDNDKRPPRRGGRNKRRKVCFFTVNKITHIDYKDTELLKKFISERGKILPRRVTGTSAKYQRALTIAIKRSRQVALLPYTTE
- the rpsF gene encoding 30S ribosomal protein S6; the encoded protein is MRKYEVMYIIRPDIEQEAVQAAVEKFQGIISNGGEITKHDVQGKKRLAYEIKKFRDGVYVLVNFNAEPAVVSELERLMKISDEVIRYLITNDVA